In Rhodamnia argentea isolate NSW1041297 chromosome 1, ASM2092103v1, whole genome shotgun sequence, the genomic window GGTCTAGGatacacaattgaaaagttgtgGTACCAAATTTATGGGAATTCCTTGAGAGGTGGTCTTctgaaaatttttggtgatGACCAAGTGCTAGAATTGGTGGGTCTAGGATCGAGTTTTAGTATTATTCAAGTATATTGAAGAAGCTGCTCTTAGTGATGGTAGTGGTTCTTCTACTAGTGGTGATAATAGTGAGAGTGATGATGGTGATAGGGATAGTGAACCAAAGCAAGATCCTAGTACATTATCTTTAAGTGATGATGACTACATTCTCAGTAGCGGTAACGAGGATTTCTTTCTTGCAAGGTGAATAAGAAGAGAGGCTGATGTCGCGGCTGCTACTGCCGTTATTACTAATATAGTGAAGTTAACATTCCTAAAAATGAGAATTGAGGGTGAaaatgatggagatgatgatATGGAAGAAGGAGATGAAAATTTAAGCCCTCCTAACTCTGATGGAGATGAATAAGTCTGTTAccaaagaaaaacgaaaatcaTTAAATATGACCCCAAACGGGATCATAGGGAAATAAAATTTCAAGTAGGAATGAGATTTGCCTCACGTGCTCAATTCAAGAAAACTGTGCAACTTTACACAATCATGAATGGATTCAATATAGGATGGAAGAAAAGTGAAGTGAAAAAAATGGACGGTAGAGAATTTGTTAGTTGGATGTAGAGTGAGAAGGCTATCATCATAAAAACTGTTGGAAATGAACATAGTTGCCCTAGGAGCATGAGAAATAAGAATGCAACGTATGTATGGCTTGCGAAGCAGTTCTTGCCTAAAATTAGAGCTAACTTGAAGTATACAATATCACAAATGCATGCAGCTGCAATGGAGATAGGGACATTGACAATGAATAAGAGGATTTGCTGTAGAGCAATTGCCAGAGCTATTGAGATCATCAGAGGTCCATTTGTTTAGCAATACAAGTTGTTGCACTCTTATAAGGCCGAGTTGATTCGATGTAGTTAGAATAACACATTTGAGTTGGACAAAGTAATACGTTCAAAAGATTCTATGTAGGCTTCAAAGAATTGAAAGAGGGTTTTCTAGTAGGCCATAAGTGAGTAATTGGATTGGACGGATGCTTTATGAAGACTTTGATTAAAGGCATGTTGATTTGTGCTACTGGCAGAGATGGAAATAACAACATGTTTTCGATTGCATGGGCTGTTGTTGAAGTCGAGACTGAAGAATCTTGGCCTTGGTTCCTCGAGCTACTAGTGAAAGACTTGAATGTGAGACAATGTCTTGGCTGGACCTTCATGAGTGACCAATAGAAGGTAAGATTGTGCACAAGCTTTACTAATAGAAGTATTTTGTTGTTAGTAGTCTTATTTGCATGTCAAACAATGTGTTGCAAGACCTTCTTAATGCAGTTTCTAAACTCTCTCTACGAGTAGAGCATAGGAATTGTGCTCAGTACATATAGGCtaccaggaaaaaaaaactataaaaggGAGAAGGATTTAGAAATTGCTTTCGAAGAGCTGTATATTCGACATATGAGGTATTTCAACAAagcaataaaagaaatgaagaaagagtCTATTCATGCATATGAAGACTTCATAAGACAGGGTCCAGAATACTTTTGCAGGCAATTCATCAAATGTGGACAAAATTGCAATGCTATCAAAAACAACTTGAGTGAGACATTCAATGCATACACATGCAAAGAAAGGGAATGTCCCATTGTTGATATGTTAGAGGGCATAAGGAAATTACCTATGGTAAGAATGTATGAGAAAAGCCAATTAATGGTCCATTCAAGTGATGAGATTTGTCCAAGAATCATATTGAAGATTGAGGAGGAAAAGATGAACACTAGGTTTTGCATTCCAAGGCCATCTACTGCTTCCAGATTTGAAGTTGAAGTAAATGATGACACGTTCATGGTTGATTTGAATGAGAAGACATGTACTTGCAGATGGTGGGATATGTCGGGACTATCATGTAACCATGCTATCTCGTGCATCAACTTCATCAAGGGTAACTTAAATGATTTTGTGGCCGATCGTTTCAAGAAAGCTGCGTATGAATGTTGTTACCAACCCACCttgaatggaagaaaaatgTGGTCAGAGACTAGTGAAGAGCCTTTATCGCCTCCGCTATTCAGAAAGCTTCTAAGGAGACCCAAGAAAGACAGGAAGAGATCCGAAGGtgagaagaaaaaggatggaaaaagtaaaagaataagGAAGCCAAGGTGTCACCAACATCAATCctgctaaaaaaaatcaaaatctggTATTACCATGAAATGCTCCAATTGTCATGGTATTTAACACAACAGGACCAAATGCCCTCACCCTCTGACACCTATGGAGATCATACAAGCTGTAAGGAAATTCAAACACAATTGTGATACATTTTCCCTTTAAATAGACTTCTTATATGTCTATAATGCAGGGCCAAAGAGGTAGCCAAGGAAAGATCCAAAGCAGCTTAAGGATGATCTAAAGAACCAATGTCGAAGAGAGAGATTGGACTGATCTCTTATACTTCCGGAGCAGCTTATCTAAACTATGATGACTGAATACCTAACCTTTTAAGTAAGACAAAGGTAATGGTATGCATAAAGCCAAAGGAGAGTTTTCTTTGCATACACGAATATTAAAAGAATGGAAAGCAGAAATAACTCCGGCTACTAGTCCCATGAAAATGTATGTAGTGAATGGAGCTATCACCTTCGTTTTCAGGGCAATGGAGATGCAAAATGAGCTCAAAGAAAACAATCTGTACTTGGCATTATTCCCACTGAGCATAACAGAAGAGACATTCTATGGAGACTGATCCATCTTCAACCAACAAAATAGTCCATCTTTGCCGATGTTGATGTTCTATACACTTCGTGTATTGCAAGTAAGCTTATAGTTCTACCCTATCAATTCCAGTCTCATCCTCACTCTCGGGGCTGAACTCACCTCGAGAAATCATATTGATGAACGTTTTTGTTGCCTGACCAACAGCACGAGATGTTTTCTTCGCAGCCCCTGCAACAACAGGTTGTAACGAGATAATTGGCAGGCTAGCTCTCTCTTGAATCATTGCTGCATTAAGCATTTGGTGAACATGAATCAGACATTGCGAAAACAAGCGATTACAGAGTTATTTCAGGAGGTCGTGGAAGGGGATCAAGCTAAGAAGAAGGGTTAAGACATACAGATGGTCTGTTCTCGAGCGAGAGAACCGATTTGTCTAATTCCAGCTTCTGCAGCCTGCACAGCTTGAGCTGATTTATTTACTCCGTCAGCTATCTCCTGGCTAAAAGAggacagagaaaaaaagaaatattacctTCAATTGACCTATGTCATGTTAATTATAAAAAACAGCTTATGAGAGAAGACAAATTATAGGTTACAAATGTTTGTCTACATAAACCTATACTCAAGAATGCCGGCCTTACACGAACACTTTGCACTGATAATTCGTCATGCAGGAAACACATACACTTTTGACTGTATAGAACATTTTATCTCGCACGAGTTCGGCTCTGTATTCATTCTTCTGTTTGAAGCGCTTCAAATGtcattctctctctgtctttatAAGGATGCCTGGGCATGAACCTCACCACAAAAGTCCAGACAAAATTCAAGAACTCAACAACATTGCTATATGTGCATGTGACTGGATAATGAGAAGCTAAATGCATGGAATTCCTTTACATGTTGATGCAACTGGTGTGCATGCACCACATGGTATATGGATTAACGATTATACCAACATGATTTCAGCTAAAATAAGACCACATAATTACCTTAAGTCGCTCAACTCCAGTGTAAGATCACTGATCTCCATGCCTGAGAGCCTAATAGCAGCCATTGTGCTTGGTAGCTCCTCCCGTGCCGTATCTGCCAGTTTGGAAAGTGATGTTGCAGCTCTTCCCATGGCCTGTGAAGGTATGATAacaaagaaatgcaaaaattatgcACCACATAGACCAGATACCTTCTATCTAGATTCTTGATTGCATAAAAGCAATTACGGTACAACGTTTTGTGTTACATCCATTAAACAACTTCAAGAAAATCACTAATCCAGAGCATTCCCAAGAATCCAATCTACACAAGTTTTAAGAATTCAGTGGTCGAATTTACAACAAAGCAGAAAAATTCATACACAAACTGAGCCAAACATAACCACATATAGACAGCACATAATCTTGAACGGCAATCAGTGTATCTTACAAATAATGTAGGGACAGCGGCGACCACAAGGCTCGTGAACGCAACAGAAGTCTGCACGAATCATATCCCAAACTCAGATCATGCATAAATCAACCCCACTCCTCACACCAATACAAACTTCAGATAAAAAACACCAGTGGTGCaacaaatttcaaaactttcagCTGGAAAAAACAGCAAATAAAAGGAcccagagaaggaaaaagaacaattaCAGTGCAGGCAATGAAGGCCAAGAGAAAGAAAGCCTGATCACCCAAGCTCAACTTGGCAACGGGCGAAGAAGGAACAATTTTGGGGCTCCCAACTTGCACGTTCCATTCGCTTTGCGAGTCTTCGATACTGGGTTTGCTTGAATCAGAGACGAAGTCGGTAGTCTTGGCGGTGGCTGATTGGGCCGCACCGAATCGGTTCCGAGAGCGGAGAGCGAAGGTGAGATAGGGTTTGATCTTGAACCGAGAGGCTGAGTAGAGGAACCGGGGCTTCGCGAATGAATTGGACAAAGGGTAATTGGGGAAGCAAGTTGGAGATTGAGTCGTGAGGATTTGGGACTGCATTTGGGGAATTCTCGGAATTTGGACTGCAAAAGAGGAATGGAGGAATGTTAGAGCGAGTGATGCTGACACCCACTCTTCTGGTTTCCAGAGGAAGTAATAAAAGAACAaccttgaaaaaaaatagaactttcACATATGATTTATTTTAGGGGatgccccccaaaaaaaaatttatcttgcAAGTTATTTTGACTCTTGTTGGCGTCGTAAAATCAGTCACCAGGAAAAGAACACGAGACATGCGGATTCAACATGGACTTGTAAGCTGTTCCATCATTCTCGTTTTGTGTCCACAATCATGTCTCGCATCTACTCAGCTTTTCATCATATGTGGTTACTTCATTGCCGTGACTGTCCTCCATTTTTCTACACCTCATTTGCTCTTCCCCTGCACTTCGCCGCCATCGATTTCGATCTTCTTCCCAAGCTTTGCTTTCGGACCTTTCGTTTCTCGTCTTCCAGTTCGATACACGGTGGCTCGTTCTGCTGCTTCCACTTCATTTCGGAAACTCTGTTACCGTCCCATTCCTCGTCAAAGTCATGTTTTGGTTTAATCTCTGTCAGTCACTTGTCCTAGAATTCAGGTATCGCTGCGGaagattctgatacatctcaCATAGATCTGACATCTGGGTCCGTGGAGAACCATCTAGTGCTGGAGAgtgtggaggaggaggaagcagaTATGGTGCTACTATATGGGGATGCAACTAGATGGacggaggaagagagagatacaaTGCTCGCTTTCCATAGTTTCAATGAAAGTCCGTTTACCTTAGGAGGCAGAAGGCGATGGGACAGTGTTAGTTGGTTATGTACAGTCAAGAAATTAATCATTCTCTAATTTCTGAAGTTGCTGAGGAAGAGGCGAGGACTGCAATGTTTCAAATGAGTCCTCTTAAAGTTCCTGGTCCGGATGGTTTTGGCGGAATCTTCTATCAGAAATGTTGGGATGTAATTGGATCTTCTACCGCTTGAGCCGTCAAAACCAGTTTTTTGTTGAGGTGATGTCCCTAATTCCCTTATCAATACTCGTGTTGTCCGTATCCCTAAAGTTGCTTCTCCTGTGGAAATTTCCCAATTTAGaccaattattctttgcaatttcatgcaaaaaatTTACTGCTAAGATTCTTGTAAATCGACTTAAAACGTTTCTTGCGCAACATAGTCACTCCCTTTCAAAGTGCATTCTTGGAAGGAAGAGTCGGGGACATATAATTGCAGCTCGTGAGGCAATTTTTATCATATGAAGCTGAGGAAGAAATGGAAGGAAGGATGGTGTGGTATCAAGCTTGGCATGAACAATGCATCTGATTGTGTTGAGTGAGATTTCTTGAACCAGTAAAGTTAAACGTGGGGCTTCATAGACTGTGGGGTGGGCTGGATAATGGCTTGTGTGGAGTCAACGCCACATGCTTACATCTCCTATTACCGGTGGGGTAATGGCTAGTTTTGGGATGTTGGGGGATTGTCATTATTGCCAATTCAATGCGAATTTGACACAAGATGAAGGAAATCGCTATTGCAATtttgaattcaaaaaaaaaaattatagtactGATAACTGGGAAGATCCCCTCTTGGGGTTAGAAGCAAGGGACAGCCCTATATCTCCTcatttttcataattattttGCTGATGTTGTTGTCTCATTTGCTAAGTAACGGGAAGGGGAATTGCTGGGTATTAAACTGAAGAGAGTGTCCTGTTCTTACTCATTTGTTATTTGGGGATGATTCTCTATTCCTTCTTTAGGACAGATGAAGGAAATTGGAGAGCTTTGAAGGAGATCCTAGATGGTTATTGTCATGCATCAGGGCAGCTGGTTAGCTTGCAAAAAcctggcaattttttttttctctcctaatGTAGATGAAGCCAGGAGACAAGCAGTGAGCAGAGGGTTGgggatcaacattatccaaaaCCTTGGGATGTATCTTGGGCTTCCTACTTTGTTGGGGAGGTCTAAGGATGCAATTACAAATTCTTGTCAAAAACTGCTTATTATGTCGAACCTACAAATTCAATGTCTTGTTTTAATTTCCGTAAAAAATGGATTGATGAGGCAGACAGAACTATCGCTAAATTTTGGCGGGGACAGCTGGATTATGAATCTAGGGGTGCACTGGAAGAGCTGGTAGAGACTTGATGCAGCAATATCTGAGGGTGGTTTGGGGTTAAGCTTGTCTCAGTTCTATTAGGCCCTCCTTGCCAAATTAGCTTAAAGTATAAAGCAGAGGCTATCTAAATTTTGGGTCCTGGTTTTGAAGAGTTTGTATTTCCCAAATTGCAGCTTTATGGAGGTTAGAAGGTAAAGGAGGATGTCCTGGTGCTGCAGCAGCATTGTTGAAGGGAGAGATCTCATAGAAGAAGGGGCTTTATGGCAGATATCTGATGGCAAGTCTATCAAAGTTTCGGAAGATAGATGCCTGAGGAACAGCCTTTTTCATGAACTGCATCATACAGAGCTTCAGTAAGTTGATAGAAGCCTCACAGTTGATTCATTGCTTGACAGTggtcttgaaaatttggaacCTGAATCCTATTAGAGATCACCTGAGTAGTGAAGAACAAGACCTGGTTTTACAAACTCAGATTCACGGGAGCAGAGTTGAAGACTGAATTATCTGACCCTGGAAAAGAAATGGTGAGATCTGTCAAGTCAGCGTATCATGTTGCCAtgcagaggaaagaaaaaactaaagccCCTCAATAAGCCCTCCAGTTCTTGTGGAGGTTGTACTCTAGGTCTGTAGCTTCTGGATAGAATTTACCCAAGAGAAGGATTGAGCTGTCCCCGGTTTGTGTTTTCTGTCATGAAGTGGAAACCGTAGAGCACATGATTCTGTCCTGCGAATGGTGATCCATTTAGTTTGGGAGCTTGGGGCTAAGTGTAGAAACACAATCAGTTTCTGCTTTTTCATCAATGGCTAGCTGACATCATTAAGAATTAGGCCTTATCAAAAGCTGGTAGAAAGGAGTCCTGAGAAAAGTGGCTTTCTGCTATTGGTTTTTGCACAAGGGAAGGAACGAGGTTGTCTTCTAGTGGAAGAGTCCggactatttgtgtcaattgGCCATTGATAAGACGAATCCTGCAAGCTAACGAGGAGTGCGTGCGCGCAAATTTGAACGGCAGAAGGCAATCAGCTGCATCTGGTGAGAGTCATTCTGCAAGGAAATGGTGTAAATCTATAAGAAATGAGATTAAACTCAACTGTGATTAATCTTTTCAAGCTGAAAACAAGGTGGCTGCTATTGGGGTTCTCGCTAGCTATTTTTCAAAGCAATTTGTTAGGAGGCACAGAGGAGCTGGTCAGAACTGTAGATACCGAAGAAACTGAAGCTCTAGCTGTCTGGTTTGGCATTCATCGGGAGAAAGCATTCTTCTTTCTGAGAAATCGCATCTGTTTAGTTATCCAGTGTTAAGCTACGAGTGTGAAGCCAGATTTACAAGCAAAAGGTGGCAGATATTTATGGAAAGCTTGAATATGccacttttttttcttgataaatttttaGGATAAGTATactgaaaatcttaaaactcgttgcaaaagtgcaattgatttctaaaacttgcaaaaaatacaaacgaatcctaaaacttatcaaattagttcAATCGAGTCCTTTCGTTAATTCCATCAAacttgactaacgaaaaatgctgaagTGGCTTCTTTCAATACTCTCTCTTTCATATGTGGCGATGACAAGGGTAGGGATGGCTGATGAGGGTCGACGGCCCTCATCAACCTCAAGTGAGGGCCATGACCTAGCAAGGGTTGCGATCGACGGGGGTCGGCGGCGCTTGGCCAAGGTCTAGCAAGGGTGAGAGCTGTGACCCGGCAAGGGCCTGCGATCTATGAGGGTCGTCGGCGCCTAGCTGCGGCTCAGCAACCCCCATCAATGTGCCCTCAGCCAAGTCTGGGCGAGGGTTGTCACTTGACAAGGGCCTACGATCAATGATAGTCGGAGCTTGGCTAGGGCCCGGTAACCCCCGTCGGCCATCCCCTACCCTCGCAAGCCCTTCCCAACGATGGTTGGGGGATAGCGATAGCGAGCACCGCCtagtttctctttctctcttatttatttatttataatttagcttattttctaaataatatttGCATTTAAAATCATATTTGGACTAAAATGTCATCATTTTAACCATGTCATTACCATGTCggataaagaaaagaataaaaaaaaaaaggtaacgtCATCATTTTCCAATAACCAAATTGGACGGCGTTAATAGAATGACTCGATtaaactaatttgataagttttatgactcaattgcacgtTAGTGACAGGTTTTAGTACTTTCAGCACTTATCcctaaattttctaaatgagTCTTGTTATCCTAACATTGCACTTTTTCATTTGATCTTGCAAgcatgttgagagagagagagagagagagagagtaggttCACATTTCCAAACCATATATGAAAAGTAGCTATCAAGAAGCAAAAACAAGCCCAAACTTGTTATTAATGATGCTAACATTTAAAACAAGCTCAAAGTAGGGTGAGGACGCGTGAGGAGGGAGCAGAGTTTCGCAACCTGCATAAAGGCACATAGCGTGGCTTATATAATAGAATAAGATAtgatagaaaatttaaaaaaaaaaaaaaaccccacacTCCCATCAAATGGTCCCCCAAATAATATGGATTGCAAAGGCAATTTGGGAAGCAGGACAAGCAGTGGAAGTCACCATCTCCCCCTTCTTAGATTCATCATCATTTCTCCCCAATGGGTTGTGAAGGAAGGGCCATCATAAGTACAGTATCACATGGAGATTCAGTACATTTGCCACATCTAGGCAAGACAATATACGGCAtccaggaaaagaagagaaataaatGATGAGGTCCCTATGGACCAAAATCAATCATCCAAGCCGCTCCCGATCGAATGATATTTTACTGCTCCAACAAAAGGAATGGAGAAAGCTTTTGAATCCACTCATTTAACACTCAAAAGGCGACGAGCTAAACCAGGTTGCGATAAAAGAGCGCGTAAAACGTGATACTAATTGACAACAAATGTCTCGGCTTAATTAACGACGAGTCACAAGATTGGCTAGGTTTGTTAAAATAGGAATGCATCCGAAATCCCGAATGCTCATAACTGTACTGCTTTCTTTGGATGTTTATCAGCGTTATGTGTGTACAGAATGCTGGGACCTGCTCTTTGGGAAATTGCGTCTCGGCTGTATCTCAAAGTCCAAAATGATGGCCATGAGCAAAAGTGGAAATCTTGAACTAGCTATATGCGTCGGTGTTGTTGGTGCCACGTTACAATTGCTTAATGTGATCAAGGTTCACACAAGGATAATGTCTCCTACTATCATAAAATTTTGCTCAGAAAATGTACTGCAAGATATGCTTGCTCAATTCTAAGATATGAGTTAGTGTAACTTCGTTTTACATATTATCGGAGAAAGCACTGCCATAATAAAGATTTCTCATAACATGATTATCCCCTAAACGGCGGGACACACGTTGCAGCAGATTAGGTGCATAACGTTGTTGTAATCTCTTCGGATTGTACTAGTGAGTTCTCGATATTTGTGCTCTCCATGGGCATTAGCCGCATCGACGAGCAACGCAATCCTTATgtgttctcttttctcttcccaGGGTGCTATTCCTAACATCCTCATGTAAAAATATCAGGTAATCGAATCAATGCAGTGTTGGCATCGAAGAACTTTGAAAGGGAAGGACCACAGGTCTGATGTGAACTTGTGCTTGTGTTGATCAGTTCAGCTGAGTAAAGCTGCCTGATCTTAAACTCATGTAAAGCCATAGGACCCATAGAAAGCAGATGGGCCAGTGACCAAATGGCTATAGCAGCATCACTCAAAACTAACTGATGCAGTTTGGCATTGTGAACCAAGTACGAAACGACACACCGATTCACATGTCGGTATATAATATCCATTGAAGTCTCTGGTTTAAGGGTGCGAGAGAGATGGGTGGTGTGGCATGGACTGAGGAGGAAGATCATTTGCTCAAGAAGTGTATCGAGCAATACGGTGAAGGGAAGTGGCATAGAGTCCCTCAATTAGCCGGTAATAATAGCAGATCTACGATCTACGCTATGCTATGCTCGAATGCACAATCACTGTAATAGTAGGTTGAATTCAACTGTCCCTACTGTTTGGAATGCCTTTCTTGTGAATAATGTTGCTACCTTTCATTTGCGCTACAAGAATTCATTTTTCCTTAGAGAGAGTACATTCTTGAATAGAACTGCAGAAAAACTTGCATTTGCTTGCAACCATTCACAGCACCATGCACTCATTTCCCATGTAATTATATCAGATGATAGTTTCTGAGAAGTAATACCCATCTCAATTCACATTCAAGGAGAGATATTCCTAGAAAAAGTTCTGATTTGGTGTAAAAAATTAGGTTGGGGAAGGTCCAAGAACAGTCAAACGTTGAATTATGATGGAGGCGTTTAGGTTGAACCTATATGGCTATATTCTTCGGGTCCGACGCTGTACATCAACCTCGAACTCATCAAGCTATAATCAAGTTAAGATCAAAAACCCATATTGATCTGCAACATGTTTGTATCGCAATCTATTATGCCTTAGAATGTTGCAGATTTTGGTAGGAATAAAAAACGCAACTATCTTTCATTGGTTGCCAAGAACAGTATGCTTTCACATGGAGACTTCATTTTGAGCTTCCACAAGTACATCCCAAAATTGCGACTGATGTTCTAGTTGCAATTAACAGAAGCTAACACCAAATTGACCAGTTTCCACTTTTATGGCTATTGTGATTAAGGACTGAACCGGTGCCGCAAGAGCTGTCGACTGCGATGGCTAAACTATCTACGGCCAAACATCAAGAGAGGGGTTTTCACTGAGGACGAAGTGGATCTCATCATCAAGCTCCACAATGTCCTGGGAAACAGGCAAGCAACAGAGATATATCTCAAATCAATTAAGAGTCCGTTCTCTGAATGGGAATATCGAAATTCAGGACTGTTATATGCCAATATGTTTCTTAGGTCCCGGATGCGCATGTTTCCAGATGCATTTTCTTTCATCTCTTTTTCGATATAGCATGTTGCATTAGAGCTTGTAATTAATCTTTATCATGCATGAACTCTGTACTATTTTCTGGCGGTGATGCTCTCACGTACAAGTAGCGTTTAGGATATGAACGAGCCGCGTAGACTGAAACATGGCACATAAGTATAAGCTGGAAAATTCAGTAACAAGGTGGATATAAAAGgactttgatttgattttaagaCTGGCCCTAGGACTTtgaataaatttcttcttttaaccATCGCGAATAACAAGAATTTAGTTTGCCATATAAGTTAGAGAAATTGTTGAAAGTCTTCAGGTGGTCGCTGATCGCGGGTAGGCTTCCCGGAAGGACCGCCAACGA contains:
- the LOC115747826 gene encoding uncharacterized protein LOC115747826 isoform X2, with amino-acid sequence MQSQILTTQSPTCFPNYPLSNSFAKPRFLYSASRFKIKPYLTFALRSRNRFGAAQSATAKTTDFVSDSSKPSIEDSQSEWNVQVGSPKIVPSSPVAKLSLGDQAFFLLAFIACTTSVAFTSLVVAAVPTLFAMGRAATSLSKLADTAREELPSTMAAIRLSGMEISDLTLELSDLSQEIADGVNKSAQAVQAAEAGIRQIGSLAREQTIWAAKKTSRAVGQATKTFINMISRGEFSPESEDETGIDRVEL
- the LOC115747826 gene encoding uncharacterized protein LOC115747826 isoform X1, coding for MQSQILTTQSPTCFPNYPLSNSFAKPRFLYSASRFKIKPYLTFALRSRNRFGAAQSATAKTTDFVSDSSKPSIEDSQSEWNVQVGSPKIVPSSPVAKLSLGDQAFFLLAFIACTTSVAFTSLVVAAVPTLFAMGRAATSLSKLADTAREELPSTMAAIRLSGMEISDLTLELSDLSQEIADGVNKSAQAVQAAEAGIRQIGSLAREQTISMIQERASLPIISLQPVVAGAAKKTSRAVGQATKTFINMISRGEFSPESEDETGIDRVEL